The window CCCGGTCCGGCGGCATTCCGCGGCCGTTTCCTCGCGGCGTGCGAGCAAGATGACGTTGGCGTTCGTCCTTGCCGCCGCGACGGCGGCGAGCGCCGTTCCGAAGGCGCCCGCGCCGATGACCACGATCTTGGAATTGCCGCTCATTTTCCGTCCATCATGCCTTGGCACCGCGCTTGCCGGAGCCGATCAGTGCCTGAGCCTCGCCGTCGAGGGGCCAGCGTGAGCGCGGCGCAACCTCGAGACCGTCCGCCGGCAGCCCTGCCGCCAGCCTTTCGGCCCCCGCCCAGGCGATCATTGCCGCATTGTCCGTGCAAAGCTGGAGCGGTGGCGCAACGAAGCGAAAATCGTGCTCGTCGCAAAGCGCCTGGAGCGTCGCCCTCAGTGTCTGGTTGGCGGCCACGCCGCCGGCGACGACCAGTGCCGGTGCAGCGACCGATGCATAGTCTTCCTTGAAGCGCTTGAGCCCGCGGCCGACGCGGTCCTTGAGCGTGCGCGAGATCGCCCGCTGGAACGAAGCGCAGATATCGGCGATATCCTCATCCGTCACCGGCTCCAGCGATTGCGCCGCCTGGCGGACGGCTGTCTTGAGGCCCGAGAAGGAGAAGTCAAGCCGGGCGTCGCCGACGAGCGGCCGCGGAAAATCGAAGCGCTCCGGATCGCCGGTCTTTGCCGCCCGTTCGACCGCCGGCCCGCCGGGATAGGGAAGGCCGAGCAATTTCGCCGTCTTGTCGAAGGCTTCGCCGAGCGCGTCGTCGATCGTCGTGCCCCAGCGCTCGTAGTCGCCGACGCCCTTCACCAGGATCAATTGCGTGTGGCCGCCGGAGACGAGCAGCATGAGATAAGGAAAGGAAAGCCCGTCCGTCAGCCGCGCTGTCAGCGCATGGCCTTCAAGATGATTGACGGCGTAGAGCGGCTTGCCTATTGCCCGGGCGATCGCCTTGCCGGTCATCAGGCCGACGATCAGCCCGCCGATAAGACCGGGACCGCTCGTCGCAGCGATCGCATCGATGTCCTTCAGCGTCACCCCGGCGCGCAAGAGCGCTTCCTCGATCAGCGCGTCCAGCGCCTCGACATGGGCGCGGGCCGCGATCTCCGGCACGACGCCGCCATAGGCGCTGTGCTCTTCCAGTTGGCTGAGCACCACGTCGCCGAGAATCCGGCCGCTGCCCTTTTCGTCGCGCAGAACGACCGAAGCCGCGGTCTCGTCGCAGCTTGTCTCTATGCCGAGAATGCGCAGGGGCGTGGACATCAGTAGACTACTCAGTGATTGCGGTCGCGCCGAAAGGTGGGTACACCGAACTCGACAGCGCCCTCGCGTCTTTCAGACGCATAAATGACGCTGTAACGCGTTGAAGTGCTGCATGGTTTGATCCTTAAATCGGTCTCCGATTTAAGGCTCCATGCAGTAACAATGGATGACCGAGGATGCAAACAAAACCTTTCCGCATCGGCACGCGCGGCAGCCCGCTGGCGCTGGCCCAGACCCGTGAAACGCGCGACCGGCTGGCCGCCGCCCATGGCCTGCCGCCGGAAATGTTCGAGATCGTCGTCCTCTCGACGAAAGGCGATCGGATCACCGACCGCTCGTTGGCGGAAATCGGCGGCAAGGGACTGTTTACCGAGGAACTCGAGCAGCAGCTCCTGTCCGGCGAACTCGACTTCGCCGTGCATTCCTCGAAGGACATGCCGACGAAACTTCCCGATGGGCTCACCCTCACTGCTTTTCTGCCGCGCGAGGACATTCGCGACGCCTTTATCGGCCGCACGGCGGCGAAGCTCGTCGACCTGCCGCAGGGCGCGACCGTCGGCTCCTCGTCCTTGCGCCGCCAGGCGCTGATCCGCCGGCTGAGACCCGATATCAACGTCATCACCTATAGAGGCCAGGTCGAAACGCGGCTGCGCAAGCTTGCCGAGGGCCAGGTCGAGGGCACCCTGCTCGCCTATGCCGGCCTGAGACGGCTTGGCATGACGGACGTGCCGACCGAACTGCTCGATCCCAAAGAGTTTCCACCGGCACCGGCCCAGGGCGCGATCTGCATCGAGAGCCGCATCGGCGACGACCGCGTCGATATGCTGCTGGCGGCGATCGACGACGCACGCACCCATGAGGCGGTTTCCTGCGAACGCGGTTTCCTGGCGACGCTCGACGGCTCCTGCCGCACGCCGATTGCCGGCTATGCCACTTCCGACGGCACCCATCTCCGCTTTTCCGGCATGATCCTGACGCCTGACGGCGCCACCTGTCACCGCGTTGAAATCGAGGGCAAGGCGGCCGACGCCACGGAACTCGGGCGCCGGGCCGGCGAAGACATCCGCGCCAAGGCGGGGCCTGGCTTTTTCGAAAGCTGGATCTGACCCATGCGCCTGCTCGTGACCCGCCCGCAGCCCGCCGCCGGAAGGACGGCGCAGAAGCTGGAGGCGCTGGGGCACGAGGCTGTCGTCCTGCCGCTGTTCAAGGCACAGCATTCCGTCGCCGCCGTCCGGGCCGCACTGGACCAACAGCACAACGCCCTTGCCGTCACCAGCGCGGAAGCGATCCGCGCGCTCGCCGCGCTTGGCCCGGCGCTTGAACCCCATCGTGCAACACCGCTCTTCGCGGTTGGCGAAGCGACCGCGCGCGCCGCCGCATCGCTCGGCTTCACCGATATCCGCATCGGGCCGGGAACCGGCGAGGCGCTCGCCGTCCAGATCCCGCCCGAAACCGGAACGCTCGTCTATCTCGCCGGCGCCCCACGCGCCAGCGATTTCGAGCGCATGCTGTCCGAGCGGAAAGTCAGGCACGTAACCGTCGAAACCTACGGGATGCAACCCATTTCCTACGGGCCGCAAATCCTGCCCGATCTCCTGCGGGACGGCCCCTTCGACGCGGTGCTTCTCTATTCGCGCCGGACGGCGCTGCGCTTCGCCACGCTTCTTGCGGAAGCCGGCCTCAAGGGGGCGGCTTTCTCCGCGCGCTATCTCTGCCTTAGCGCGGCGGTCAGGGACGCGCTGCCGGACGGCGCCATTGCCGATGTCGCCGCGGCGCCCGACGAGGAGAACCTGTTGGAGCTCCTTGGAACCGAAATGGGGAAAAATCTGCCTCCCGCCTAAGACGGGATCAGCAAAGCCGACGCCGATTTTCCGGCGGACTTTCAAGACCCGGGTAAGGTCATCTAGGCAGGTTCCGCAAAAGCGGTTCTGGAGTTTTGCAATCGGAACCTGGCAAAACACGGGAAACTCAGCAGACATTCACGGAAGTCTCCACGAATGTCCGGTTAGAAGCGAAAACGGAACTCGGGGCTTTCCCTGCTGCGCTTCCCTGATT is drawn from Sinorhizobium sojae CCBAU 05684 and contains these coding sequences:
- the hemC gene encoding hydroxymethylbilane synthase, which produces MQTKPFRIGTRGSPLALAQTRETRDRLAAAHGLPPEMFEIVVLSTKGDRITDRSLAEIGGKGLFTEELEQQLLSGELDFAVHSSKDMPTKLPDGLTLTAFLPREDIRDAFIGRTAAKLVDLPQGATVGSSSLRRQALIRRLRPDINVITYRGQVETRLRKLAEGQVEGTLLAYAGLRRLGMTDVPTELLDPKEFPPAPAQGAICIESRIGDDRVDMLLAAIDDARTHEAVSCERGFLATLDGSCRTPIAGYATSDGTHLRFSGMILTPDGATCHRVEIEGKAADATELGRRAGEDIRAKAGPGFFESWI
- a CDS encoding uroporphyrinogen-III synthase; this translates as MRLLVTRPQPAAGRTAQKLEALGHEAVVLPLFKAQHSVAAVRAALDQQHNALAVTSAEAIRALAALGPALEPHRATPLFAVGEATARAAASLGFTDIRIGPGTGEALAVQIPPETGTLVYLAGAPRASDFERMLSERKVRHVTVETYGMQPISYGPQILPDLLRDGPFDAVLLYSRRTALRFATLLAEAGLKGAAFSARYLCLSAAVRDALPDGAIADVAAAPDEENLLELLGTEMGKNLPPA
- the tsaD gene encoding tRNA (adenosine(37)-N6)-threonylcarbamoyltransferase complex transferase subunit TsaD gives rise to the protein MSTPLRILGIETSCDETAASVVLRDEKGSGRILGDVVLSQLEEHSAYGGVVPEIAARAHVEALDALIEEALLRAGVTLKDIDAIAATSGPGLIGGLIVGLMTGKAIARAIGKPLYAVNHLEGHALTARLTDGLSFPYLMLLVSGGHTQLILVKGVGDYERWGTTIDDALGEAFDKTAKLLGLPYPGGPAVERAAKTGDPERFDFPRPLVGDARLDFSFSGLKTAVRQAAQSLEPVTDEDIADICASFQRAISRTLKDRVGRGLKRFKEDYASVAAPALVVAGGVAANQTLRATLQALCDEHDFRFVAPPLQLCTDNAAMIAWAGAERLAAGLPADGLEVAPRSRWPLDGEAQALIGSGKRGAKA